One genomic window of Meleagris gallopavo isolate NT-WF06-2002-E0010 breed Aviagen turkey brand Nicholas breeding stock chromosome 22, Turkey_5.1, whole genome shotgun sequence includes the following:
- the PCMTD2 gene encoding protein-L-isoaspartate O-methyltransferase domain-containing protein 2: MGGAVSAGEDNDELIDNLKEAQYIRTELVEQAFRAIDRADYYLEEFKDNAYKDLAWKHGNIHLSAPCIYSEVMEALDLQPGLSFLNLGSGTGYLSSMVGLILGPFGVNHGVELHSDVIEYAKQKLDFFIKTSDSFDKFEFCEPSFVTGNCLEISPDCTQYDRVYCGAGVQKEHEDYMKNLLKVGGILVMPLEEKLTKITRTGPSAWETKKILAVSFAPLIQPNHADSGKSRLVHLPPVAVRSLQDLARIAIRGTIKKIIHQETMSKNGNGLKNPPRFKRRRVRRRRMETIVFLDKEVFASRISNPSDDNNNCEETEDERREEEETKPSELKPDPPVNFLREKVLSLPLPDPLKYYLLYYREK, encoded by the exons ATGGGAGGTGCAGTAAGTGCAGGAGAAGACAACGACGAGTTAATTGATAACCTGAAGGAGGCACAATATATCCGGACAGAGCTGGTAGAGCAGGCATTCCGTGCCATTGATCGAGCTGACTACTACTTGGAGGAGTTCAAAGACAATGCCTACAAGGACTTGGCGTGGAAGCATGGAAATATTCATCTCTCAGCACCCTGCATTTACTCTGAGGTGATGGAAGCTTTGGATCTGCAGCCAGGGCTGTCATTTTTGAATCTTGGCAGCGGCACTGGCTATCTGAGTTCTATGGTTGGACTCATCTTGG gTCCTTTTGGTGTTAACCACGGTGTGGAGCTTCATTCTGATGTGATTGAATATGCAAAGCAGAAATTGGACTTCTTCATCAAAACAAGTGACAGCTTTGACAA atttgaATTTTGTGAGCCATCTTTTGTTACTGGAAACTGTTTAGAGATTTCCCCGGACTGCACTCAGTATGACCGCGTTTACTGCGGGGCTGGAGTTCAGAAGGAACACGAAGACTACATGAAGAACCTCTTGAAAGTTGGGGGAATTCTTGTCATGCCCCTTGAAGAGAAG TTAACTAAGATAACTCGTACTGGTCCTTCTGCCTGGGAAACCAAGAAGattcttgctgtttcttttgctCCTTTGATTCAGCCCAACCACGCAGATTCAGGAAAGTCAAGGCTTGTTCATTTGC ccCCTGTGGCAGTTCGCAGCCTCCAGGATCTGGCTCGCATAGCCATCCGAGgaaccattaaaaaaattatacatcAGGAAACAATGAGCAAGAATGGAAATGGCCTGAAGAACCCCCCTAGATTTAAACGAAGACGTGTGCGTCGCCGTCGCATGGAAACAATTGTTTTCTTGGACAAAGAGGTCTTCGCCAGTCGGATCTCCAACCCATCGGATGATAACAACAACTGTGAGGAGACTGAGGACGAGAGACGAGAAGAGGAAGAAACGAAACCCTCTGAACTAAAGCCAGATCCCCCTGTAAactttttgagagaaaaggtcTTGAGCCTGCCTTTGCCTGATCCCTTGAAATATTACCTGCTTTATTACAGGGAGAAGTAA